In Salisediminibacterium beveridgei, one DNA window encodes the following:
- a CDS encoding ABC transporter permease produces MNGILTRTIEDERKAVRAVRVSRFILRKSIKLASLLIAVSVVSFWLANASPVDPVQAYIGADMMLVGADQREEIAERWGLEATPVEQYVSWAQLLIQGDFGNSMIHRQPVIDVISERFLASLALMGAAWLFSGMFGFILGSIAGMKEGTWTDRIIKWYCLTLASTPTFWLALLLLIVFSVWLGWFPVGMGVPQGVLEVDVTFADRIRHLILPALALSILGVANVALHTRQKLVDVMTSDYILFARAKGESGLTLYFRHGIRNISLPAVSLHFASFGELFGGAILAEQVFSYPGLGQATVAAGLQGDVPLLLGIVLFTTVFVFVGNLIADLIYTIVDPRIKEGRIV; encoded by the coding sequence ATGAATGGCATTTTAACGCGAACGATTGAAGATGAGAGAAAGGCAGTGAGGGCAGTGAGGGTGAGTAGGTTTATTTTACGAAAATCAATTAAGCTTGCGTCACTGCTCATTGCCGTCAGTGTCGTTTCTTTTTGGCTTGCAAATGCTTCACCCGTCGATCCTGTTCAGGCATATATCGGCGCAGACATGATGCTGGTGGGCGCAGATCAGCGTGAAGAAATTGCTGAGCGGTGGGGACTTGAAGCTACGCCGGTCGAACAGTATGTCAGTTGGGCGCAATTATTAATTCAAGGTGATTTTGGCAATTCAATGATCCATCGCCAGCCCGTCATTGATGTGATATCCGAGCGTTTTCTGGCGTCACTGGCATTGATGGGCGCAGCCTGGCTGTTTTCCGGAATGTTTGGTTTCATCCTGGGCTCCATTGCAGGAATGAAGGAAGGAACATGGACGGACCGAATCATTAAATGGTATTGTTTGACCCTTGCTTCAACACCGACATTTTGGCTTGCACTTTTGTTATTGATTGTTTTTTCCGTCTGGCTCGGCTGGTTTCCTGTGGGAATGGGTGTGCCTCAGGGTGTTCTCGAAGTGGATGTCACTTTTGCCGACCGGATTCGCCATTTGATTCTTCCTGCTCTGGCCCTTAGCATTCTGGGTGTAGCCAATGTGGCACTGCATACCCGACAAAAACTGGTCGATGTGATGACGAGCGATTATATCCTCTTCGCCAGAGCAAAAGGGGAGAGCGGACTGACGTTATACTTCCGCCATGGCATTCGTAACATTTCTCTGCCGGCGGTTTCACTTCATTTCGCGTCATTCGGAGAACTGTTTGGTGGAGCGATTCTGGCGGAACAGGTATTTTCGTACCCTGGACTTGGGCAGGCAACGGTTGCAGCAGGTCTTCAGGGAGACGTGCCGTTACTCCTTGGCATTGTATTGTTCACAACGGTCTTTGTGTTTGTTGGAAACTTGATTGCCGATTTGATTTATACAATCGTAGACCCTCGAATTAAAGAGGGGAGGATTGTGTGA
- a CDS encoding ABC transporter substrate-binding protein: MKGRLTAGGVILFMTVTACGMNEGKETAGDASEGKDNDQTNLTLALGGEPDDGFDPTTGWGRYGSPLFQSTLLTREVDFSIGKDLATDYEVTDDGYVWSVTIQEDVVFSDGEPLTVDDVVYTFETAKESASVVDLTNLDTVEAEGDTVDFTLHEPQSTFIHSLVTTGIVPKHAHDENYAEAPIGSGPFEFIQWDKGQQLIVGVNEHFYGEKPVFDQVTFLFLAEDAAFAAARRGDVDIAAIPPSFASDDVEGMEIVSLESVDNRGISFPMVESGEFTDEGYPIGNDVTSQEAVRKAINMALDREALVEGVLEGYGSIAHSVNDGLPWWNEDTTVEDNRMAEAKELLEADGWMDHSGDGILEKEELKLQFKLLYPASDQVRQSLSIAVSDRLQPLGVDVIVEGKSWDEIERSMHEHAVLLGWGSYNPLEMYHLYSSTMKGAGWYNAGYYKNEQVDAYMEKALLAETEEKATEYWELAQWDGETGFSALGDAPWAWLVNLDHVYLVREGLETGELKIQPHGHGWPITENINEWHFNAND; this comes from the coding sequence ATGAAGGGAAGACTGACAGCAGGTGGCGTGATCTTATTCATGACAGTAACAGCCTGCGGAATGAATGAGGGTAAAGAGACTGCCGGCGATGCATCAGAGGGGAAAGATAATGATCAAACGAACCTGACTCTCGCCTTGGGCGGAGAGCCTGATGACGGTTTTGATCCCACCACAGGATGGGGACGTTACGGTTCACCACTCTTTCAAAGTACGCTATTAACAAGAGAAGTGGATTTCTCAATCGGAAAGGACCTCGCAACAGATTATGAAGTGACCGATGACGGTTACGTCTGGTCAGTGACGATTCAGGAAGATGTCGTTTTTTCCGACGGGGAACCATTGACAGTTGATGATGTCGTCTATACATTTGAAACAGCCAAAGAAAGTGCATCAGTGGTTGATTTGACGAATCTGGATACTGTCGAAGCGGAGGGTGACACTGTTGATTTTACCCTTCATGAACCACAATCCACGTTCATTCATTCACTGGTGACAACCGGGATTGTCCCAAAACATGCACACGATGAAAATTACGCAGAAGCACCGATTGGTTCAGGACCCTTTGAGTTTATCCAGTGGGATAAAGGGCAACAGCTGATTGTCGGAGTCAATGAACATTTTTATGGCGAAAAGCCGGTTTTTGATCAGGTGACGTTCCTGTTCCTTGCAGAAGATGCGGCCTTTGCTGCGGCCAGGCGGGGAGATGTTGATATCGCTGCGATCCCGCCAAGTTTTGCAAGCGATGACGTTGAGGGAATGGAGATTGTCTCCCTCGAAAGTGTTGATAACCGCGGCATCAGTTTTCCAATGGTCGAAAGTGGGGAATTCACGGATGAAGGATACCCAATAGGGAATGATGTCACCAGTCAGGAAGCTGTACGAAAAGCCATCAATATGGCCCTTGACCGGGAAGCATTGGTAGAAGGCGTGCTTGAAGGCTATGGCAGTATAGCCCACTCAGTCAATGATGGTTTGCCGTGGTGGAATGAAGATACGACGGTTGAGGATAACCGTATGGCCGAAGCGAAAGAATTACTTGAAGCTGATGGGTGGATGGATCATTCAGGAGATGGGATTCTCGAAAAAGAAGAGCTGAAGCTTCAATTCAAACTGCTTTACCCTGCAAGTGACCAGGTCAGACAATCGCTCTCGATTGCTGTCAGTGATAGGCTTCAGCCACTTGGCGTTGACGTGATTGTTGAAGGGAAAAGCTGGGATGAAATCGAACGAAGCATGCACGAGCATGCGGTTTTGCTTGGCTGGGGAAGTTATAATCCCCTGGAAATGTATCATCTTTACAGCAGTACGATGAAAGGTGCCGGCTGGTACAATGCAGGCTATTATAAAAATGAACAAGTCGATGCATATATGGAAAAAGCGCTTCTCGCAGAGACCGAGGAGAAGGCAACGGAATACTGGGAACTCGCCCAATGGGATGGGGAGACCGGATTCAGTGCGCTTGGCGATGCACCCTGGGCCTGGCTTGTCAATCTCGATCACGTCTATCTTGTCCGGGAAGGACTGGAAACGGGTGAACTGAAAATACAACCCCACGGTCATGGCTGGCCGATTACAGAAAACATAAATGAATGGCATTTTAACGCGAACGATTGA
- a CDS encoding ATP-binding protein produces the protein MKQLKIAFSGKGGVGKTTMSAIFANLLQEKGHRVLAVDADPDANLGMALGFDPTELSRTKTIADDRELIKKKTGAEPGVQGSWFALNPKVDDIPEQYTITRNNIHLLQMGNANKGGSGCACPESSLLKTLLNHLVTEDEDALVIDFEAGLEHLGRSTAQSVDALVIVVEPGKRSIETANAVKQLALDIGINDCFVIKNKWIETNGSTFTDNFPEEDVIGTIPYHPVFIEADEAHASIYEQLDDDLKQTCESMLSSLSSKINRQLI, from the coding sequence ATGAAGCAGCTGAAAATCGCTTTCTCCGGTAAAGGCGGGGTAGGGAAAACAACTATGTCGGCTATTTTTGCCAATCTGCTTCAGGAAAAAGGTCATCGGGTACTGGCCGTCGACGCAGACCCTGACGCAAACTTAGGCATGGCTTTAGGGTTTGATCCGACTGAATTATCCCGGACGAAAACCATCGCCGACGATCGTGAGCTGATCAAAAAGAAGACGGGTGCTGAACCAGGCGTACAGGGCAGCTGGTTTGCCCTGAACCCGAAAGTGGATGATATTCCTGAACAATACACGATTACACGAAACAATATTCACCTGCTGCAGATGGGGAATGCCAACAAAGGCGGAAGCGGCTGTGCCTGTCCTGAAAGTTCCCTTTTAAAAACGTTACTCAATCACCTGGTCACAGAAGATGAAGATGCCCTGGTAATTGACTTCGAAGCAGGCCTGGAACATTTGGGCCGTTCAACAGCACAAAGCGTTGATGCCCTTGTGATCGTTGTTGAACCAGGGAAAAGAAGTATTGAAACAGCAAATGCAGTAAAACAGCTGGCACTCGATATCGGGATCAATGACTGTTTTGTGATCAAAAATAAATGGATTGAGACGAATGGCTCCACTTTTACGGATAATTTTCCTGAAGAAGATGTGATTGGAACGATTCCATACCATCCGGTTTTCATCGAAGCAGATGAAGCACATGCATCGATCTATGAGCAGCTTGACGATGATCTGAAACAAACATGTGAGTCGATGCTTTCCTCGCTCTCAAGTAAAATTAATCGGCAACTCATCTAA
- the cooS gene encoding anaerobic carbon-monoxide dehydrogenase catalytic subunit encodes MAKTRNPVDVSMDVQVQDMLGKAREQGVETAFDRADQMSPRCPFGSAGVCCRLCLEGPCRIQPNGKGPQRGVCGANADTIVARNFMNSLIQGTAAHAEHAREVALALLHTAEGKAPYHIKDVGKLYRIAEGLNLSVEGKSVNEVAKDVALKALEDFQRPEGTMNWVSFRGQEKSVAKWQSLGLAPVNSHLEIAKAVTRGAMGSDADPINLLLGGINLGIVDGYGGLHLSTDLQDVLFGTPQAVKANYSLGVLDENKINIAVHGHIPLLSEKVVEWARKLDDQAKAAGTEGINIVGVCCSGNELLMRQGVSIASSFSSQELVIVSGALEAMVVDIQCIMPGIQQVAECYHTEIITTLGHVKIAGATHVDFEPEHADEAAKEIVEKAIKNYANRDHQNVSIPKDTVEAYAGFSAEQITDVLSKLNEEKPLQPLIDALKNGTIRGIAAMVGCTNPREKQDVGNVTVAKELMKKDVLVLTTGCTAHSLAKNGLMNPDGVKECGEGVKSVLKLLGEQAGLPSLPPALHMGSCVDNSRPADLLKALADELDIAISDIPVVGSCPETHNPKALSIGTYFISHGVDVHVGVDPQVSGSSLVTHTLTGNRGDEEVTTDRLFGGKLIYEPDPVLAAEKLIERIDMKRKLLGLSTVEEATT; translated from the coding sequence ATGGCCAAAACAAGAAATCCTGTTGATGTGTCAATGGACGTTCAGGTCCAGGATATGCTTGGCAAAGCCCGGGAACAAGGGGTTGAAACGGCATTCGACCGTGCAGATCAGATGTCTCCGAGGTGCCCCTTCGGATCTGCAGGTGTGTGCTGCCGTCTCTGTCTTGAAGGACCCTGCCGGATTCAGCCGAACGGGAAAGGCCCTCAACGAGGTGTTTGCGGAGCGAATGCTGACACGATCGTCGCCCGGAATTTCATGAATTCATTGATTCAAGGAACGGCAGCACATGCCGAACATGCCAGAGAAGTAGCCCTCGCCTTATTGCACACAGCCGAAGGAAAAGCGCCTTATCACATTAAAGATGTCGGTAAACTTTACAGAATTGCCGAAGGTCTCAACCTTTCCGTAGAGGGAAAATCGGTCAACGAAGTCGCCAAGGACGTGGCGTTGAAAGCTTTGGAAGATTTTCAAAGACCAGAAGGCACGATGAATTGGGTGAGCTTCAGAGGTCAGGAGAAATCAGTTGCAAAGTGGCAATCACTCGGATTAGCTCCGGTCAATTCTCATCTCGAAATCGCCAAAGCCGTCACACGGGGAGCCATGGGAAGTGATGCCGATCCGATCAACCTGCTCTTAGGTGGCATTAACTTGGGAATTGTTGATGGCTACGGCGGTCTGCATCTCTCAACAGATTTGCAGGACGTGCTGTTCGGTACTCCTCAAGCCGTCAAAGCAAACTATTCGCTGGGTGTACTCGATGAAAACAAAATCAATATTGCTGTTCACGGTCACATTCCCCTTCTTTCAGAAAAGGTCGTTGAATGGGCCAGAAAGCTTGACGACCAGGCAAAAGCCGCCGGAACAGAAGGAATCAACATCGTTGGCGTTTGCTGTTCAGGCAATGAACTGCTGATGAGACAGGGTGTTTCGATTGCTTCAAGTTTCTCCTCGCAGGAGCTCGTGATTGTATCCGGAGCACTCGAGGCTATGGTCGTGGATATCCAATGCATCATGCCCGGGATTCAACAGGTGGCCGAATGTTATCATACAGAAATCATCACAACGCTTGGACACGTGAAAATTGCAGGCGCCACGCATGTGGATTTTGAACCGGAACATGCCGATGAAGCAGCAAAAGAAATCGTTGAAAAAGCGATCAAAAACTATGCCAACCGGGATCATCAGAATGTATCGATTCCAAAAGACACAGTGGAAGCATATGCCGGATTCTCTGCCGAACAGATTACCGATGTCCTTTCAAAATTAAATGAAGAAAAACCGCTTCAACCGCTGATTGATGCTCTGAAGAATGGTACAATCAGAGGGATTGCAGCCATGGTAGGCTGCACGAATCCAAGAGAGAAGCAGGATGTAGGCAATGTGACTGTTGCGAAAGAATTGATGAAAAAAGATGTGCTTGTCCTGACCACAGGCTGCACAGCCCATTCCCTGGCGAAAAACGGCTTAATGAATCCAGATGGCGTCAAAGAATGCGGAGAAGGTGTTAAATCAGTGCTGAAACTGCTCGGTGAACAGGCTGGTTTGCCTTCACTGCCGCCGGCTCTTCATATGGGCAGCTGCGTGGATAATTCACGCCCTGCGGATTTGTTAAAAGCCCTCGCAGATGAATTGGACATCGCAATTTCTGATATTCCGGTTGTAGGAAGTTGTCCTGAAACACATAATCCCAAAGCATTATCAATCGGCACCTATTTCATCAGTCACGGGGTGGATGTCCATGTCGGTGTAGATCCGCAAGTATCCGGATCCAGTCTGGTCACTCATACCTTAACGGGAAATCGGGGCGATGAGGAAGTCACGACGGATCGATTATTTGGCGGGAAACTCATTTATGAGCCAGACCCGGTTCTGGCAGCTGAAAAATTGATCGAACGCATTGATATGAAACGGAAATTACTCGGACTGAGTACTGTAGAGGAGGCCACGACATGA
- a CDS encoding Crp/Fnr family transcriptional regulator, whose translation MNDLNKNSSHLFQDQHDSNHPVSSYEKRAIVFHSQSNPDHFYYVKSGSIKVSFESIDGQEYTVVILSEGDIYSGHARGVGIAIEDTELQIIPKETIITMLQSSPVFAVKVLKLLGKTLHHSFNIIEGLVFHNVQTRIIYTLVYMAEKSSETEKGKVHLTLGLTQEEIAAMVGCSRQTVNQILKELQEWGWISLKSRKITILEIEKLYDHLKH comes from the coding sequence ATGAACGATCTCAATAAGAACAGCTCACATTTATTCCAGGATCAGCATGACTCGAATCATCCAGTTTCCTCCTATGAAAAGCGTGCGATCGTCTTTCATTCCCAATCCAATCCGGACCACTTTTATTATGTGAAGTCCGGAAGCATCAAAGTTTCCTTTGAATCGATTGATGGACAGGAATACACCGTTGTCATTCTCAGTGAAGGGGATATTTACAGCGGCCATGCACGCGGCGTTGGGATAGCAATTGAAGATACCGAACTGCAGATCATACCGAAAGAGACGATCATAACCATGTTGCAGTCATCGCCGGTTTTTGCGGTTAAAGTCCTGAAATTGCTGGGTAAAACACTGCATCATTCCTTTAATATCATCGAAGGTCTTGTCTTTCATAATGTACAGACAAGGATCATCTATACCCTGGTCTATATGGCAGAAAAAAGCAGTGAAACAGAGAAAGGAAAAGTACATTTGACATTGGGTTTAACACAGGAAGAAATCGCTGCCATGGTCGGATGTTCGAGACAAACAGTGAATCAAATCCTCAAAGAGCTTCAGGAATGGGGATGGATTTCTCTTAAATCCAGAAAGATAACGATTCTGGAAATCGAAAAATTGTATGACCACTTAAAACATTAA
- the hypE gene encoding hydrogenase expression/formation protein HypE gives MIRIGSDFISLAHGDGGQKTHDLIRDIFVQAFEHHEEAKWDAALVHCDANRLAITTDSFVVSPRHFPGGDIGKLAVAGTVNDLAVSFATPKWLTCGLIIEEGFSVDELRQIVLSMAEEARKANVKIIAGDTKVVEHGACDGLFINTTGVGLCDKNHSGIPAIEEGDVILVNGTVGDHGMTLMALREDLPITNEVESDCASLNHLIHHLRETHPFALKFMRDATRGGLATTLIEACSDLHLDLVLEEEEIPLSPPIKGACDLLGYDPLYVANEGKVVMIVKKDEAKRVLQTMKAHPLGEQAAIIGHIKHVECPEGRLFLRTALGVDKVKRRLPEIQLPRIC, from the coding sequence ATGATAAGAATAGGATCTGACTTTATATCCCTCGCTCATGGCGACGGCGGACAGAAAACACATGATTTAATCCGGGATATTTTTGTGCAAGCATTTGAACATCATGAAGAAGCAAAGTGGGATGCGGCACTGGTCCACTGTGATGCAAACCGGCTTGCAATTACGACGGACAGTTTCGTTGTCAGCCCCCGCCATTTCCCCGGAGGAGATATTGGAAAGCTAGCTGTTGCCGGAACGGTTAATGACCTGGCGGTATCTTTTGCTACGCCCAAGTGGCTCACTTGCGGACTGATCATTGAAGAGGGCTTCTCCGTCGATGAACTGAGACAAATTGTTTTATCCATGGCCGAAGAAGCCCGGAAAGCCAATGTCAAAATCATTGCAGGAGACACAAAAGTCGTTGAGCACGGCGCTTGTGACGGCTTGTTTATCAATACCACAGGTGTGGGGCTTTGTGATAAAAATCACTCCGGGATACCCGCAATCGAAGAAGGCGATGTGATACTGGTGAATGGGACCGTTGGCGATCATGGCATGACCCTTATGGCGTTGAGAGAGGATCTGCCGATCACGAATGAAGTCGAGTCAGACTGTGCGTCTCTCAATCATCTCATTCACCATTTACGCGAAACCCATCCTTTTGCTTTGAAGTTTATGCGGGATGCGACACGCGGGGGACTGGCTACAACATTGATTGAAGCATGCTCGGATTTACATCTGGATCTGGTTCTTGAAGAGGAGGAAATTCCTTTATCCCCACCGATAAAAGGGGCTTGTGATTTACTTGGCTACGATCCCTTGTATGTTGCGAACGAAGGGAAAGTCGTGATGATTGTAAAAAAAGATGAGGCCAAACGGGTGTTACAAACGATGAAAGCCCATCCTCTCGGAGAGCAAGCTGCAATCATCGGCCATATAAAACACGTTGAGTGTCCTGAAGGACGATTGTTTCTGAGGACTGCTCTGGGAGTGGACAAAGTTAAGCGGAGGCTCCCTGAAATTCAATTACCAAGAATCTGCTGA
- the hypD gene encoding hydrogenase formation protein HypD: MMKSPVNPELSKSEREQMIHQIDTLAKQYQKENGRKPVIMEVCGSHTVALAQTGLKTRLDHAIRFISGPGCPVCVTDQSAIDQMISLVDQPGVILTTFGDMMRVPGSYATLMEKKQRGADIRIFYSPTEAVTIAENNPGQTVILLGIGFETTIPAILAAVREAEEKSVKNLQVYLSLKRIEPILSTLLNDPDLVVDGFILPGHVAMIVGERHFNFLNNRSIPGVISGFTLDEMLTSLKQYLDMLTAGTPGVINNYQAVVTAEGNPVARQWISEMLTPVKEAWRGLGEIPESGYAFTDRFSHFRVSSDLLTQTPHRVKKTGCRCGDVLTGKIQPLECALFDRICTPDNPVGPCMVSHEGSCSAAYEMKETIV, from the coding sequence ATGATGAAATCCCCCGTTAACCCTGAACTGAGTAAGTCTGAACGAGAACAGATGATTCATCAAATTGATACGCTGGCCAAACAATATCAAAAAGAAAACGGAAGGAAGCCAGTGATTATGGAAGTTTGTGGATCCCACACGGTTGCTTTGGCTCAAACCGGTTTGAAAACCCGGTTGGATCATGCCATTCGTTTCATTTCCGGCCCGGGGTGTCCCGTTTGTGTTACGGATCAATCGGCGATCGATCAAATGATCAGCCTCGTTGATCAGCCGGGAGTTATTCTCACGACTTTTGGTGATATGATGCGTGTTCCTGGATCTTATGCGACCTTGATGGAGAAAAAACAGCGTGGCGCGGATATCCGGATTTTTTACTCACCGACCGAAGCGGTTACGATTGCTGAAAACAATCCGGGTCAAACGGTCATCTTGCTTGGCATTGGTTTTGAAACGACCATACCTGCCATTCTCGCAGCAGTCAGGGAAGCAGAAGAGAAATCAGTGAAAAATTTACAGGTATATTTATCCTTGAAGCGGATTGAACCGATCCTGTCAACGCTTCTGAATGACCCAGACCTCGTGGTGGATGGTTTCATATTACCAGGCCATGTTGCGATGATTGTCGGAGAGCGTCACTTTAATTTTTTAAACAACCGATCGATCCCGGGTGTGATCAGTGGCTTTACGCTCGATGAAATGCTCACGTCATTGAAGCAGTACCTCGATATGCTGACAGCCGGTACCCCCGGGGTCATCAATAACTACCAGGCGGTTGTAACAGCCGAAGGCAATCCTGTTGCAAGGCAGTGGATCAGTGAAATGCTCACCCCTGTAAAAGAAGCCTGGCGCGGTCTCGGTGAAATTCCCGAAAGTGGGTATGCTTTTACCGATCGTTTCAGCCACTTTCGTGTTTCAAGTGATCTCCTGACACAGACACCGCATCGGGTTAAAAAAACCGGTTGCCGCTGCGGAGATGTGTTGACCGGGAAAATTCAGCCTCTGGAATGTGCACTGTTCGATCGCATCTGCACTCCGGACAATCCGGTTGGACCTTGCATGGTATCACACGAAGGCAGCTGTTCCGCAGCTTATGAGATGAAAGAGACAATCGTCTGA
- a CDS encoding HypC/HybG/HupF family hydrogenase formation chaperone yields MCIGIPGKVKEIDGYQATADVMGTSVDVGIIFVPEVEIGQYVIIHAGQAMSIIDEEYALQSLEEWRALNDEIPR; encoded by the coding sequence ATGTGTATCGGAATACCAGGCAAAGTCAAAGAAATCGACGGATATCAAGCAACGGCCGACGTCATGGGGACATCCGTTGATGTTGGCATCATTTTTGTGCCCGAAGTTGAAATTGGACAATATGTCATCATCCACGCCGGACAGGCCATGTCAATCATCGATGAAGAGTATGCCTTGCAAAGCCTTGAAGAGTGGAGGGCTTTAAATGATGAAATCCCCCGTTAA
- the hypF gene encoding carbamoyltransferase HypF: MGELDRFESKNRVASDVVITGRVQGVGFRPFVYRIAHETRISGHVQNNMDGVRIFAEGHVEDVSTFIHRLHNELPPLAKIQSFEQWDSPVKNLTDFTISKSTSQGHSALVIPVDAAVCQDCLTEMKDVNDRRYRYPFINCTNCGPRYTIIRSLPYDRPVTTMKDFPLCSACEAEYSDPMNRRHHAQPIACPACGPSLKYHSMSRTGEGNLENEPALSRTIRDLEEGKTVAIKGLGGFHFACDAKNSQAVRQLRRRKKRPTKPFAVMVNSIDSARQFALVSEEEESLLKSAEAPVVVMQKKERTGLSEAVAPGMTSIGLFLPSTPLHALIMEKFDALVMTSGNLSGEPMFFDEEDVLERGHHLVDSMLFHNRKIARPIDDSVMEVRDGQTHFYRRARGFVPDPIVTPFDVDGIIALGAQLKNTFTFGRGKQLFVGPHNGDLDQLPSANEAKALLKSFRKLTQIEPTDWVMDYHPNYPQRAWLGDTTLPIYYVWHHHAHMVSMMADRKLALDEPVIGVMLDGTGYGHDDTMWGFEWLYGDVGSFERFASIEPLPLPGGDQGTRYPWRQASAWLYLHQTDEADALIQAWFHPAEEERALLQHMVQRDLAMNYVSSAGRLFDCVSAILGVVYEVFEEGEAAIKLSEMVRYSDRFEPFELPSWRMKKDVRVYQTDELIAAVIKAKRNGVDTTKIAGMFHETLARMIAEETLAISTQTGCNAVLFSGGTMHNPYIERRVKAMLNASSLSVLTHRNIPCNDGGISLGQALIASNARLNRSK, encoded by the coding sequence ATGGGTGAACTGGATCGATTCGAAAGCAAAAACCGTGTTGCCAGTGACGTTGTAATTACCGGTCGGGTTCAGGGCGTGGGATTTCGGCCATTCGTATACCGGATCGCACATGAAACACGAATCAGCGGTCACGTTCAAAATAATATGGATGGCGTCAGAATTTTTGCTGAGGGACATGTGGAGGATGTCAGTACTTTTATCCATCGATTGCATAACGAACTTCCCCCGCTCGCGAAAATTCAATCTTTCGAACAGTGGGATAGCCCTGTAAAGAACCTGACAGATTTCACGATCAGTAAAAGCACCAGTCAGGGACATTCGGCGTTGGTGATTCCTGTCGATGCCGCTGTTTGTCAGGACTGTCTGACTGAAATGAAGGATGTCAATGACAGAAGATACCGTTATCCGTTTATTAACTGTACCAATTGTGGTCCGAGGTACACGATCATCCGGTCATTGCCTTATGATCGGCCGGTCACGACAATGAAAGATTTCCCCTTGTGTTCAGCCTGTGAAGCAGAGTATTCGGACCCAATGAACCGGAGGCACCATGCCCAGCCCATTGCCTGCCCGGCTTGTGGTCCTTCACTCAAATATCATTCCATGTCAAGAACCGGGGAAGGAAACCTGGAAAATGAACCTGCATTAAGCCGGACGATCCGGGATTTGGAAGAAGGAAAGACCGTTGCGATTAAAGGGTTAGGGGGCTTTCATTTCGCGTGTGATGCGAAGAACAGTCAAGCTGTGAGGCAGTTGAGAAGACGTAAAAAGCGCCCGACTAAACCTTTTGCCGTGATGGTAAACAGTATCGATTCAGCCCGTCAGTTTGCACTTGTGTCTGAAGAGGAAGAATCCTTACTCAAATCAGCTGAAGCACCTGTTGTTGTGATGCAAAAGAAAGAAAGAACCGGCTTGAGTGAGGCGGTAGCACCGGGGATGACTTCGATCGGGCTCTTCCTTCCCTCGACACCGCTTCATGCATTAATCATGGAAAAGTTTGATGCACTTGTGATGACCAGTGGAAACCTGTCTGGCGAACCGATGTTTTTTGATGAAGAAGATGTCTTGGAACGGGGACATCATCTCGTCGACAGTATGTTGTTTCATAATCGGAAAATCGCAAGACCGATCGACGACTCTGTGATGGAAGTGAGAGACGGTCAGACGCATTTTTACAGACGGGCAAGGGGATTTGTGCCGGACCCGATCGTAACGCCGTTTGATGTGGACGGTATCATTGCCCTCGGTGCCCAATTAAAAAATACCTTCACATTCGGGCGGGGAAAGCAGCTCTTTGTCGGTCCGCATAACGGGGACCTCGATCAGCTGCCGTCTGCAAACGAAGCGAAAGCATTACTGAAATCTTTCCGGAAGTTAACGCAGATTGAGCCCACAGATTGGGTCATGGACTATCACCCCAATTATCCGCAACGAGCATGGCTTGGGGATACGACGTTACCCATTTATTATGTCTGGCATCACCATGCCCATATGGTCAGTATGATGGCTGATCGGAAGTTGGCACTGGATGAACCGGTCATTGGCGTCATGCTTGATGGAACAGGTTATGGTCATGACGATACGATGTGGGGATTTGAATGGCTTTATGGAGACGTGGGCAGCTTTGAGCGCTTTGCATCCATCGAGCCTCTTCCTCTTCCCGGCGGCGATCAGGGCACCAGATACCCCTGGCGCCAGGCAAGTGCCTGGCTGTATCTTCATCAGACGGATGAGGCAGATGCATTGATCCAGGCATGGTTTCATCCCGCTGAGGAGGAAAGGGCCCTTCTGCAGCATATGGTACAACGTGATCTGGCAATGAATTATGTCTCCTCTGCGGGACGGTTATTCGATTGTGTGAGTGCGATTCTAGGTGTGGTATACGAGGTTTTCGAAGAAGGCGAGGCCGCCATTAAACTTTCGGAAATGGTCCGGTATAGCGATCGCTTTGAACCGTTTGAACTGCCGTCGTGGAGAATGAAAAAGGATGTGCGGGTATATCAGACTGATGAACTGATAGCAGCCGTGATCAAAGCAAAGCGAAACGGTGTTGACACAACGAAAATTGCGGGGATGTTTCATGAGACTCTGGCCCGTATGATCGCAGAAGAAACCCTTGCGATCAGTACTCAGACCGGCTGTAATGCCGTTTTATTCTCCGGAGGGACGATGCATAATCCTTATATCGAACGACGTGTTAAAGCAATGCTGAACGCTTCATCACTGAGTGTCTTAACGCATCGAAACATCCCGTGTAACGATGGAGGCATCAGTCTTGGACAGGCACTCATCGCTTCAAATGCGAGGCTGAACAGATCAAAATGA